GCCCTCGAGCGCGCCGGCCTGCTCGGTGGCGCCAACGCCGTTTCGGGCCCCATCGGCGCCGCACTCACCACCGCCACCCGCACGGGCCTGCTCGATGCACTGCGCCGCATCGAGGCAAACGGCGTCACATTCGAGATGCAGCGCGGGTTTCATGTCCCCGGGCTGCAGAGCAAGTACGTGGCGATGTCCGCCGAAGATCTTGCGGAAGCGCTCGAAGAGCAGCCGTCAGAGTTCAAGACGCAGCTCAATGTGAACATCGGCGACAACGCGCACATCCATCTGCAGAACCTCGACGACATCCGACTTCTCGACGCCTACCGCGGCGCCGGGCCCGCGGCCTGTCCGAATCGCGCCGCAGCCGTGGAGGCCGTGCGCTCACTCGAGAGCAACGGGATCGGCTTCGGAGCCTACAACTACAGCGGTGCCTATGACACCAACGCCCCCGTCATGGGCGGAGGGCTAGCCACCCTCATGGCGCTGGTGCACAAAGGCAGCGCCTACATCAGCGACCCCCCCGGCTCTGACCAGCAACGCCGTCTCGAGACCGACGCCGATCTGCTCGCGCACGACTTCTTCCGCGGCAGCGGCATCGACCGCGGCCTCCCAGAGGGGGCGCTCGCCGTCACCGTGCGCGCCGACAAGGCCGGGTGCGGCTTCATCAATCCCGACTACAGCAGCGTCGAGCTCTTCCCCCCGCTCGACGCCTGGAAGAAGCTGAGGGGTGGGGCCACGCTCCTCTATGGGCCGAAAGGCGGCGTCAAGGTGAGCGTCACGAGCGCCCAGATGGCCGACCTCTCGAAGGTCGCTCCACGCCTGGCCCAGGCCGCTGACATTGCGGCCCGCTTCGCGATCCCGGCCCTGGCGAACACCCCCCTCGCCGAGTACGGCCAGGACTTCGTGAGCGCGGTGCTCGACAGCACCGCGCCGCAACCCGTCGAAGCCAAGGCCGAGCTTCTCGCGCGCCTCGTGCGCGCGCAGTTCACGAACGGGCGCGATGCGTCGCGCTACACCCTCGAACGCGCCACCAAGGACATGAGCAACCTTCTCGCCATCGAGCCGGATGCCACAGCGCTCACCTCTCTCGGAACGCTCTACGCCGCAGCTGTCAGCGAGGACAAAGGCGACGACGCCCTCGCGATCGTGAAGCAGGCACGTCACCAGATCGCGGTGCGAGCTGGCTCACCCGCCGAGAAGACGCGGCTCGACGGGCAGCTGGTGAAGCTGGCCGAGGCAACGCGGTCGCTGTCTGCCGCCCTCGAGGGCGTTGAGCTGCTGCGCATTCCCGCGGGCAGCGAGAGCAGCGACGCGAGAGAGAAGCTGTTCCTCGACATCGCGCGAGCAGAGACGACAGGAACGGGAGCGCTGGCCGCCAGCGACTACCGCGCGCTGCTGGTGAACCGCCTGCCGAGCGAATCGCTCATCGACGCTGGCAACCGCTTCCTCGCGCTTCAGGGCGTGCTCGCCACCGCAGGTCAGCAGCCGCGCACCGCCGAGGTGTTCGCCTTCGTGCAGCAGGGAACCCGGGAGGGTCGCTTCGGAGCGCTCTCTGCCAACGATGCGATGCGCCGGATCTCCGAGAACCTGGCCCTGTCGCGATCGCTCGACGACGCGATGGCGGCGCTCACCGCGCCTTCCGCGGGCGTTCCGGCCGGAGACGCGACGGTGAAGAACGGCGACGACTGCGTCATCATCGGAGGCGTCCGGGTACCCAAGGGCACGACCCGCTGACACGCACCACGAGCCACGACTGCAGGACCCCGCGCTCCGCCTGCGAACCTTCCCGACGCGCTGACCGGCGCCGCGACCCTAGCTCTGGAGGCCCTCTGCCCGTGACCCGCCGAACCGTGACCTGCTGCTGGCTGGCCGCCGTGTGCGCCATCGCGGCGATGCTGGCCCTTCCCCCCTCCGCTGCGGGGGCACCGAAGATCGAGAAGAAGACCATGGTGCGCTCCGAGCCGAACGTCTACAGCGCTGAGCTCGAGATCTTCGAGATCACGCGGGCATCTGCCGCGCAGAAACGCATCAACGACGCCATCGGTGACCATGCGCGGCGCGAGATCGAAGAGTTCGCCGCCATGGCGCACAAGAGCGAGGCCCGCAAGCCTCGTCCGTGGGCGCTCAGCGGCAGCTACACGGTGCGCTACCAGAGCGAGCGCTGGCTGTCGGTGCTCACGGGAATCGCGGAAGACACGGGCGCGGCCCATCCCAACCACTCGATCTCGACATGGCTCTTCGACATGCGCACGGGCGCCGAGCTTCCCCTGGGCCGTCTCTTCAAGCCGGACGCCCCCTACCTCCAGCTGCTGAGCGGCATCTGCCGCAAGCACCTGCTCGCACGCGATGACCTCAAGGGCGACAGCCGCTGGGTAAAGACAGGAACCGCCCCCACGCAGGAGTGCTTTCGCGCCTTCGTGCTCGATGGTCGCAACCTGGTGGTCACCTTCCCGCCCTATCAGGTCGGCCCGTACGCGCTGGGCGAGGTCGATGTGAAGATCCCGTATGCAGAGCTGAAGGCCGTGGCCTCGCCCGACGGCCCGCTGCTCACCCCCTGAGCCCTTCGCGGACGGCGCTCATCGCTGCGAAAGCACCTGTGCCGCAAGGCACTCGAGCTGATGCTCCTCGCGGGTGACCGGGTGCAGCAGCACGTGATTCACCCCCGCGTCCCGGAGGCGTCTCACCGCGTCGGCCACGGCCTGCGCCGACCCCCACACCGCCACCTTGTCGGCGAGATCGGGGGCGCCATAGAACGCGCCGAACCAGGCGCGAATGGCCGGCAGATCATCATCGCACGAGACGTAGAGTCGCTTTGCGATGACGAAATCGCGCCGCGCGCCCACCATCGAGCGCACGGTGGCCAGCTCGTCGAGGAACACGCCCGTGGGCGTCGACCCCGCGCCCATGAACCCATCGCCGCGCTCCACCGCGCGCCGAAGCGCGGGAGCGGCGTGTCCGCCGAACCAGATCGGAGGGCAGCGTTGCGGCTTCGGCTCCATGGCCACATTGCGCAACCGCGCGAAGCGCCCCTCGTAGGTGACCCGGGGCTCGGTCCACAGGCGCCGCATGATCTCGAGGTTCTGCTCGAACCGCGCCGCGCGCCCACGATCGTCAAGGCCAAAGGCGCCGTAGAGGCGACTCGACTGCCCCAGCCCCACCCCCACGATGAGACGCCCGTTGCTGAGCACATCGATGCTCGAGAGCATCTTCGCCAGGTGCACGGGCTCGCGCTGCGCGGCCAGCAGCACCGACACGCCCAGGCTCATGCGCCGCGTCACAGCGGCGGCGTGGGCGAGGGTCACCACCGCCTCGGAGATGGGCATGGTGCCCACGACCTGCTCGATGGTCCAGGCGGCATCGAACCCCAGCGCCTCGGCCCGCCGCAGGTATCGCTCGATGCGCTGCCCATCAGGGTGCGTCTGCGGAATGGCGATGCCGATCTGCATCATGCCTTGCGAAAGCCCGCGCGCGCCATGGCCCGCACAGCGCTGGGATCAGACATGAAGGTGCGCCAGACGAAGCCGCTGCGATGGTTCTCGGCCATGAGCATGGTGATGCCCACATCGATGCCCACCACATCCGGGTTCACCCATCCGGTGAGCGGGTTGAAAGCGTCGATGAACCCGTAGCGCCCCCACGCGGCTGCGCCGTGCCGGTCACGGATGGTGTGCAGAACGCGCAGACAAGCGTCGGGTCGAAACGGGATGGAGCCGCCGGCGGCGCAAGGCACGATGGTGCCGTCGAACCTTCCTTCTGCCGGCGGCCCTCCCCACGACACGTAGCCCGCCACCGAGTCAGAGGCGGTGATGCCCCACAGATCAGGCTTGTAGTCGGGAAAGCGATCGTGCATCGCCAGGCAGAAGCGCTCGTGCGCCTCGGTGGCCGTCACTGAGTTCTGGAACCAGTCGACCCCGTCGTCGACGCGATCCCGGAAGTCGTACCAGGCGTGGGAGTACTGGTGAATGAACAGAGACGGCGCGCTCGAGATGTAGGTGAGCCCATCGAAGGTGATGCGGCTGCGCTTCCAGGCGCGCCAGCACGCAGACGGCAGCGGATGGGTGGGCGACCCGAGCCCCAGAAGGTAGAGCATCATGAGCTCGCAGTAATCACTCCAGCGCGACGCGAGAAAGCCGGATTCCGGCGTCCACCCCATCGACAGGGTCTGACCTCCGTTGAGGAACCAGGGCCACTCCACCCGCTCATAGATCTGCGTGGCCAGTGCCGTGATCTCGACGTCGCCAGCAAAATGACGACGGCACGTGAGAACACCGCACAGCAGAATCGCGGTGTCGATGGTCGAGAGCTCGCACTTCCACATGCGACGGCCATCGCGCATGTCGACGAAGTGGTAGAAGAACCCATGCTCGTGCGGCAGTTCGTGGGCGATGAAGCGAAGCGTGGTCGCGACCCGCTCGCGAAGGGAATCGCGGGCCGCATATCCCCGCTGGTGGGCGATGCACAGCGCGGTGAGACCGAACCCGGTGGCGGCGATGCTCGAAGCCGTGTATGTGTCGGTGCCGCTCGAGCGGGCGCGATCCTTCACCTGACCCGTGCGCGGGTCGGCCTGCTCCCAGAAGAAGCGGAACGCGCGGCGCTCGATCTCATCGAGCAGCCGCGCGTCTGCGTCGGTTCCCGCCCAGGCAAGGGGGGTGCCCGTGAGGCCCGCTGTCGCCAGGGCCGCCGTGAAGGTGAGGAGCTCGCGCCGTCTCATGAAGCGGTCGATTCTCGACCGCCGTCTGATGACTCCTGCGCACCTTCACCCTGATTGTTCGAGAGGTTTCTGACCGTCCAGCAGCAGTCTCGGCTGCTACTGGACAGTTAGTGATCCTCGACCCAGCCCTGGGGCTTTCGCCCTTCCATGATGGCCTTCACGTCATTCTGGCTGAGACCGTGCGGCGGATGCGCAGGCTTGTCGAGACCGAGCGCCTTGCCGAGCGGGGTCTGCCCGACGCGCTTGCTGTAGCCCTGAAGACCTGTGGCGACCGCCTTCTGGAAGCCCTCCATGTCCTCGCGGGTCACGTTGCGCGGCGTCGCGTCCGGCTCCGC
The window above is part of the Pseudomonadota bacterium genome. Proteins encoded here:
- a CDS encoding DUF3298/DUF4163 domain-containing protein; translation: MTRRTVTCCWLAAVCAIAAMLALPPSAAGAPKIEKKTMVRSEPNVYSAELEIFEITRASAAQKRINDAIGDHARREIEEFAAMAHKSEARKPRPWALSGSYTVRYQSERWLSVLTGIAEDTGAAHPNHSISTWLFDMRTGAELPLGRLFKPDAPYLQLLSGICRKHLLARDDLKGDSRWVKTGTAPTQECFRAFVLDGRNLVVTFPPYQVGPYALGEVDVKIPYAELKAVASPDGPLLTP
- a CDS encoding LLM class flavin-dependent oxidoreductase; amino-acid sequence: MMQIGIAIPQTHPDGQRIERYLRRAEALGFDAAWTIEQVVGTMPISEAVVTLAHAAAVTRRMSLGVSVLLAAQREPVHLAKMLSSIDVLSNGRLIVGVGLGQSSRLYGAFGLDDRGRAARFEQNLEIMRRLWTEPRVTYEGRFARLRNVAMEPKPQRCPPIWFGGHAAPALRRAVERGDGFMGAGSTPTGVFLDELATVRSMVGARRDFVIAKRLYVSCDDDLPAIRAWFGAFYGAPDLADKVAVWGSAQAVADAVRRLRDAGVNHVLLHPVTREEHQLECLAAQVLSQR